From Algoriphagus sp. NG3, the proteins below share one genomic window:
- a CDS encoding UDP-N-acetylglucosamine 1-carboxyvinyltransferase — MKSNITAKIKGGQVPMGKVRVSGAKNAATRVLAAALISDDQVTLNNFPTELVDANYKFDFIRKSGGKVEVDSDKETVVIDSSELKDRILDDYNFPIRTTYLLVAGLIKKGGQARIPYPGGCKIGNRGYDLHIMVWEKMGAVVEELDDYIQITAKGGFRPAAIDFPISTIGGTESALICASIADGVTTIKNAYISPEIECLIDFLKSLGVSIEVVGNSFVKVTGRKHLQGSIFEVMPDRIEALTWVVLGILTGGDILVEDVPFSAMEIPLIHLKEAGIDFYYNSKSIRVSPECLTNGVIQPFELATGTHPGIISDMQPFYTLLGLHADGISRVYDYRYPERIKYCGELDKMYSGGLKWEKGSITTYGKKEITPKGAVVQSTDLRGSMALVMAGLVAEGETIVENVEMALRGYNKLESKLRDLGVNITIIGLNE; from the coding sequence ATGAAATCAAACATAACTGCAAAAATTAAAGGTGGCCAAGTCCCAATGGGAAAAGTTAGAGTAAGTGGTGCAAAAAATGCTGCTACTAGGGTATTAGCAGCAGCTCTTATTTCTGATGATCAGGTTACCTTAAATAATTTCCCAACTGAATTGGTTGATGCAAATTATAAATTTGACTTCATTCGAAAGAGTGGAGGGAAAGTTGAAGTGGATTCTGATAAGGAAACTGTAGTGATTGATTCTTCTGAACTTAAAGACAGAATATTAGATGATTACAACTTCCCGATTCGAACCACTTATTTATTGGTAGCGGGTTTAATAAAGAAAGGCGGACAAGCCAGAATACCTTATCCGGGTGGGTGCAAAATAGGAAATAGAGGTTATGACCTTCATATTATGGTATGGGAGAAAATGGGTGCTGTTGTTGAAGAACTTGATGATTATATCCAAATTACAGCAAAAGGTGGATTTAGGCCAGCAGCCATTGATTTCCCTATTTCTACAATTGGAGGAACTGAATCTGCTTTAATCTGTGCTTCAATTGCAGATGGTGTTACAACGATAAAGAATGCCTATATCTCCCCCGAAATAGAATGCCTGATTGATTTCTTAAAAAGTCTTGGAGTGTCCATAGAAGTAGTTGGTAACAGTTTTGTAAAAGTTACCGGTAGAAAACATCTTCAAGGTTCTATTTTTGAAGTAATGCCTGATCGTATTGAAGCTTTGACCTGGGTTGTTCTCGGAATTCTGACTGGTGGAGATATTTTGGTTGAGGATGTTCCATTTTCAGCAATGGAGATTCCGTTAATCCACTTAAAAGAAGCCGGGATTGATTTTTATTATAATAGTAAAAGTATCAGGGTTTCACCTGAGTGTTTAACAAATGGAGTTATACAACCATTTGAATTGGCAACAGGAACTCATCCGGGAATTATTTCTGATATGCAGCCATTTTATACATTATTGGGTTTGCATGCGGATGGGATCAGTAGAGTATATGATTATAGATATCCTGAGCGTATTAAATATTGTGGGGAATTAGATAAAATGTACAGCGGAGGCTTGAAATGGGAGAAAGGTTCTATAACTACCTATGGCAAGAAAGAGATTACTCCTAAGGGTGCAGTAGTGCAATCAACTGATTTACGTGGTAGTATGGCGTTGGTAATGGCAGGTCTTGTAGCTGAAGGAGAGACTATAGTTGAGAATGTGGAAATGGCTTTGAGAGGATATAATAAGTTAGAATCTAAATTAAGGGACTTAGGTGTTAATATAACAATTATTGGTTTAAATGAGTAG
- the murB gene encoding UDP-N-acetylmuramate dehydrogenase, whose product MKIEENFDLTDYNSYRIKSKCKRAFLPETEQDFVDLFTNFPSEDDKIILGGGYNVILSKDYYHRDFLLIGESFSKVSISEDGVIEAEAGIDIKLLSELARDHSLSGLEIFYDIPSSLGGAVVMNAGAGGEDIKGVLIKVRYLDLQDLTIKEILKEDIGFEYRNSFFQKNTDKVVLKVWLQLQRGNQADITSKMENTKAARWAKQPKDLPNAGSVFKRPKGHFVGPMIEGLGLKGFAIGGAKISEKHAGFVVNFNNATGDDILRLIRDVQRKVLDNFGIELEIEQRII is encoded by the coding sequence ATGAAGATTGAAGAAAATTTTGATTTAACAGACTATAATAGCTATAGAATTAAGTCTAAATGCAAAAGAGCGTTCCTGCCTGAAACGGAACAGGATTTCGTGGATTTATTTACAAATTTCCCTAGTGAAGATGATAAAATTATTTTAGGAGGAGGGTATAATGTGATTTTGTCAAAGGATTATTATCATAGAGATTTTTTATTAATTGGTGAATCCTTTTCTAAAGTAAGTATATCTGAAGATGGGGTTATTGAAGCAGAAGCAGGGATAGATATTAAACTACTTAGTGAATTAGCCCGCGACCATTCTCTATCAGGATTGGAAATATTTTATGATATACCAAGTTCTTTAGGAGGAGCAGTAGTAATGAATGCTGGTGCAGGTGGTGAGGACATTAAGGGTGTTTTGATAAAAGTTAGATACTTGGATCTGCAAGATTTAACCATAAAGGAAATTCTGAAGGAGGATATAGGTTTTGAATACAGAAATAGTTTCTTTCAGAAAAATACGGATAAAGTAGTGCTAAAAGTTTGGTTACAACTTCAGCGAGGTAACCAGGCTGATATTACTTCTAAAATGGAAAATACTAAAGCTGCAAGATGGGCTAAGCAGCCAAAAGATCTTCCAAATGCGGGTAGTGTTTTTAAAAGACCAAAGGGGCATTTCGTCGGCCCTATGATAGAAGGGTTGGGTCTCAAAGGATTTGCAATAGGAGGAGCGAAAATTTCGGAGAAACATGCTGGTTTTGTTGTCAATTTTAATAATGCCACTGGTGATGATATTTTAAGGCTTATTCGTGATGTTCAGAGAAAAGTATTGGATAATTTTGGTATTGAATTGGAAATAGAGCAGCGGATTATCTAG
- the gmd gene encoding GDP-mannose 4,6-dehydratase, with the protein MKTALITGITGQDGSYLAELLLEKGYMVHGIKRRASSFNTQRVDHLYQDQHEKSVNFKLHYGDLTDSMNVIRIIQEVQPDEIYNLGAMSHVKVSFDSPEYVANVDGIGTLRILEAVRILGLEKKTRIYQASTSELYGGMPENKNAAGFYDESSPFYPRSPYGAAKIYGFWITKNYREAYGMYACNGILFNHESPRRGETFVTRKITMATAAIALGLQDCLYLGNLEALRDWGHAKDYVKAMWLILQQEKPEDFVIATGKTTKVRDFVEMSFAHVGFKIRWEGEGVNEVGILDSVDEQKYNAATGQLSNLSTLPLSKLLGQVLVKVDPTYFRPTEVDLLLGDPTKSKTQLGWTPEYDLAGLVNDMMISDIKLMQKDMHLVAGGHEVFRQAE; encoded by the coding sequence ATGAAAACCGCACTTATCACCGGTATCACCGGACAAGACGGCTCTTACTTAGCCGAACTACTTTTAGAAAAAGGCTACATGGTTCATGGGATCAAGCGTAGAGCATCCAGCTTTAATACCCAGCGGGTCGATCACCTATACCAAGATCAGCATGAGAAGTCAGTAAACTTTAAACTGCACTACGGGGATTTGACGGATTCAATGAATGTGATCAGGATTATCCAGGAAGTGCAGCCTGACGAGATCTATAATCTGGGAGCTATGTCTCATGTAAAAGTATCTTTCGACTCACCAGAATACGTGGCTAATGTGGATGGTATAGGAACCTTACGGATTCTGGAAGCAGTCCGAATATTAGGTTTGGAAAAGAAAACCAGAATCTACCAAGCCTCTACGTCTGAACTCTACGGAGGAATGCCGGAAAATAAAAATGCTGCAGGGTTCTATGACGAGAGTTCCCCTTTCTATCCACGTTCTCCTTACGGAGCGGCAAAGATATACGGTTTCTGGATCACCAAAAACTACCGGGAAGCTTACGGGATGTATGCATGCAATGGAATCTTATTTAACCATGAGTCACCAAGAAGGGGGGAAACCTTCGTAACACGAAAAATTACCATGGCCACGGCAGCTATTGCCTTGGGATTACAGGATTGTCTGTATTTGGGTAATCTGGAAGCGTTAAGAGACTGGGGGCATGCCAAGGATTATGTAAAAGCAATGTGGCTGATCCTTCAGCAGGAAAAGCCAGAAGATTTTGTAATTGCTACTGGAAAGACTACTAAGGTTCGAGATTTTGTGGAGATGTCCTTTGCCCATGTAGGCTTCAAAATTAGATGGGAAGGCGAGGGAGTCAACGAAGTGGGCATCTTGGATTCTGTAGATGAGCAAAAGTATAATGCGGCTACAGGCCAACTTTCAAACCTTTCAACTTTACCACTTTCCAAACTCCTTGGACAGGTACTGGTCAAGGTCGACCCCACCTATTTCCGTCCAACCGAAGTAGATCTCCTCCTAGGCGATCCCACCAAATCCAAAACTCAATTGGGTTGGACTCCGGAATATGACTTGGCAGGATTAGTGAATGATATGATGATCTCGGATATCAAGCTGATGCAGAAGGATATGCATTTGGTAGCGGGTGGGCATGAAGTGTTCAGACAGGCCGAATAG
- a CDS encoding mannose-1-phosphate guanylyltransferase has translation MQTINVILSGGVGSRLWPLSRKSQPKQYLPIFEGETLFQKTVLRNKEFCESVMVVGNCDNFELSRKDLKSAGVEGFLEIIEACPRNTAAAIAFAAFAAQPEDILFVTPSDHLIKSGEEYDTAVGRAIQLAKEGHIVTFGLKPTKPETGFGYIEAAGEEVKGFREKPNLQTAEAFVKSGNFFWNSGMFCFQAGVYLEELQSFEPEVFTASRTAFGSAKEGKLDYELSMQIPSISVDYAVMERTKKIKVVPSGFAWSDMGSFESIYDHFKSLGHTVDPNGNMVIGTNLHTEFLGLQNTILIQTSDAILVLKKENAQDVKKVYERLEKEKPELVD, from the coding sequence TTGCAAACAATAAACGTAATCCTCTCGGGCGGCGTAGGGTCCAGACTCTGGCCGCTCTCACGCAAATCCCAACCCAAGCAATACCTGCCGATTTTTGAAGGGGAGACCTTATTTCAGAAAACGGTTTTGCGGAATAAAGAGTTTTGTGAAAGTGTAATGGTAGTAGGGAACTGCGACAACTTCGAGCTTTCACGAAAAGATCTAAAATCAGCGGGAGTAGAAGGCTTTCTGGAAATCATAGAAGCATGTCCCCGTAACACGGCAGCGGCAATAGCGTTCGCCGCTTTCGCTGCCCAGCCTGAGGATATTTTGTTCGTCACTCCCTCAGATCATCTTATAAAATCAGGTGAGGAGTATGACACTGCGGTGGGAAGAGCGATTCAACTCGCAAAAGAAGGACATATAGTCACCTTTGGACTTAAGCCTACCAAGCCTGAAACAGGTTTTGGTTACATAGAGGCAGCAGGGGAGGAGGTCAAAGGTTTCCGGGAAAAGCCCAACCTGCAAACTGCCGAGGCATTTGTCAAAAGCGGTAATTTCTTCTGGAACTCAGGAATGTTCTGCTTCCAGGCAGGAGTTTATTTGGAAGAACTTCAATCCTTTGAACCGGAAGTTTTTACAGCATCCAGAACTGCCTTTGGATCAGCCAAAGAAGGCAAGCTTGATTATGAGCTTTCTATGCAGATCCCTTCTATTTCGGTGGATTATGCGGTAATGGAAAGAACAAAGAAAATCAAAGTAGTGCCGTCTGGATTTGCCTGGTCAGATATGGGCTCTTTTGAGTCTATCTATGACCATTTCAAAAGCTTGGGACATACAGTTGACCCAAATGGCAATATGGTCATTGGAACAAACCTGCATACAGAATTCCTAGGCTTGCAAAACACAATTCTTATCCAAACCTCCGACGCTATCCTCGTCCTCAAAAAAGAAAATGCGCAGGATGTGAAGAAGGTGTATGAGCGCTTGGAGAAGGAGAAACCGGAGCTTGTTGATTAG
- a CDS encoding GDP-L-fucose synthase → MEKNTKIYIAGHRGMVGSAIWRALEAKGYTHLVGKTSKELDLRNKQAVESFFDEEKPDVVIDAAARVGGILANNNYPYQFLMENMQIQNNLIDSSLSADVQKFIFLGSSCIYPKLAPQPLKEEYLLTGPLEPTNEWYAIAKITGVKACEAIRKQFGKDYISLMPTNLYGPYDNFDLNTSHVLPAMIRKFHDSKIKGLETGVTEPVEVWGSGTPMREFLFVEDLADAVVFALENQFQDNLYNVGTGVDLTIKDLAELIQKIVGHTGEIIWDSSKPDGTPRKLMDVSKMTDAGWKAKVGLEEGIRRTYDWFLENQETFKQVKI, encoded by the coding sequence GTGGAAAAAAACACTAAAATATATATAGCGGGCCACCGTGGCATGGTAGGATCAGCTATCTGGAGAGCTTTGGAAGCAAAAGGTTACACCCACTTAGTAGGTAAAACCTCCAAGGAGCTGGATCTTAGAAATAAGCAAGCCGTAGAATCATTCTTTGATGAGGAAAAACCTGACGTGGTAATCGATGCTGCTGCCAGAGTAGGAGGAATATTGGCCAATAACAACTACCCCTACCAGTTTCTGATGGAGAATATGCAGATCCAGAACAATCTGATAGATTCTTCCCTGAGCGCTGATGTGCAGAAATTTATCTTTCTGGGATCCTCTTGTATTTATCCCAAACTTGCTCCGCAGCCGCTAAAGGAAGAATACTTGCTTACCGGTCCCTTGGAACCTACCAATGAATGGTATGCCATTGCCAAGATCACCGGAGTAAAAGCCTGTGAGGCAATCCGGAAGCAATTCGGAAAGGATTATATATCCCTGATGCCTACCAATCTATATGGTCCTTACGATAATTTCGATTTGAATACCTCCCATGTACTGCCGGCTATGATCCGCAAGTTTCATGATTCTAAAATTAAAGGTTTGGAAACTGGGGTTACCGAGCCCGTCGAGGTATGGGGATCAGGAACTCCAATGAGAGAATTCTTATTTGTGGAAGATTTGGCGGACGCGGTAGTTTTTGCATTGGAAAATCAATTTCAGGATAATCTGTACAATGTAGGAACTGGGGTGGATTTGACCATTAAGGACTTAGCTGAACTGATCCAAAAAATCGTAGGCCATACAGGTGAAATCATCTGGGACTCCAGCAAACCAGATGGAACGCCTAGAAAACTGATGGATGTCTCCAAAATGACTGATGCTGGATGGAAAGCAAAAGTTGGCTTGGAAGAAGGGATCAGAAGAACATACGATTGGTTCTTGGAGAATCAGGAGACGTTTAAGCAGGTGAAAATTTAA
- a CDS encoding GxxExxY protein — MNDPLTQKVIGAAIEVHRHLGPGLLESAYQKCLEYELINLGLLVVRELILPITYKDLSISQAYRIDLLIENELVIETKTVEKLNDIHMAQILTYLKFGNYKRGLLINFREKLLVNGIRRISL, encoded by the coding sequence ATGAATGACCCGTTAACTCAAAAAGTAATTGGAGCAGCGATAGAAGTTCATCGGCATCTTGGACCTGGGCTCTTAGAGTCTGCATATCAAAAATGCTTAGAATACGAATTGATAAACCTTGGCTTATTAGTGGTGAGAGAATTAATTCTTCCAATTACTTATAAGGACTTAAGCATTTCCCAAGCCTATAGAATTGATTTGTTAATTGAAAATGAATTGGTCATTGAAACCAAAACGGTGGAAAAACTCAATGATATTCATATGGCACAAATTCTCACCTATTTAAAATTTGGAAATTATAAACGGGGTCTTTTAATAAATTTTCGTGAAAAATTACTAGTAAATGGTATTAGAAGGATTTCACTCTAA
- a CDS encoding UDP-glucuronic acid decarboxylase family protein → MKRILVTGGAGFLGSHLCDKLLAEGNEVLCVDNFYTGRKSNIHHLMDNKNFEFLRHDITFPLYAEVDEIYNLACPASPVHYQFDPVQTTKTSVLGAINMLGLAKRLKIKILQASTSEVYGDPEVHPQPESYKGSVSTTGIRACYDEGKRCAETLFFDYHRQHGVDIKVMRIFNTYGPRMNPNDGRVVSNFIVQALKGEDITIFGDGSQTRSFCYVDDNIEGMYSLMNSRDGFTGPVNIGNPGEFTMLQLAELVIKMTGSTSKMRFSPLPQDDPLQRQPVIDLAKKELGWEPKVDLTSGLEKTIFYFRELID, encoded by the coding sequence ATGAAACGAATTTTAGTAACTGGCGGAGCTGGTTTTCTTGGCTCCCATCTCTGCGACAAATTATTAGCGGAAGGCAATGAAGTCTTATGTGTGGATAATTTTTACACTGGCAGAAAGTCCAATATCCACCACCTGATGGATAATAAGAATTTCGAGTTTCTCCGACATGATATCACTTTCCCCCTATATGCGGAGGTGGACGAAATATATAATTTGGCTTGTCCTGCTAGCCCGGTTCATTACCAGTTTGATCCTGTGCAGACTACCAAAACGTCAGTATTGGGAGCCATTAATATGCTGGGCTTGGCCAAGCGCTTAAAAATCAAAATTCTTCAGGCCAGTACCTCTGAAGTTTACGGTGACCCTGAAGTACACCCACAGCCGGAATCCTACAAGGGATCTGTCAGCACTACAGGAATACGTGCCTGCTACGATGAGGGGAAAAGATGTGCCGAGACACTGTTTTTTGATTACCATAGACAGCATGGGGTGGACATCAAGGTGATGCGTATTTTCAATACCTATGGTCCCAGGATGAATCCAAACGACGGCAGGGTAGTCAGTAATTTTATTGTGCAGGCATTAAAAGGAGAGGATATTACAATTTTCGGTGACGGCTCCCAGACCAGAAGCTTTTGCTATGTGGATGACAATATTGAAGGAATGTACAGCTTGATGAATTCCAGGGATGGGTTTACCGGCCCGGTAAACATCGGAAACCCCGGAGAATTTACCATGTTGCAGTTAGCTGAATTGGTCATCAAAATGACTGGTAGTACGAGTAAGATGAGATTTTCTCCACTACCTCAGGATGATCCTTTGCAGCGTCAGCCGGTTATTGATTTAGCTAAAAAAGAGTTGGGATGGGAACCGAAAGTGGATTTAACTAGTGGATTGGAAAAGACAATATTTTATTTTAGAGAACTGATAGATTAA